A part of Eschrichtius robustus isolate mEscRob2 chromosome 20, mEscRob2.pri, whole genome shotgun sequence genomic DNA contains:
- the ZNHIT3 gene encoding zinc finger HIT domain-containing protein 3, with protein MASLNCSTAVCVICLEKPKYRCPACRVPYCSLTCFREHKEQCNPETRPVEKEIRSHLTAKTKKPVENTDDDDDSVADFLSSDEEEDRVSLQNLKNLGESAALRSLLLSPHLRQLMVNLDQADDKAKLMRACMQEPLFLEFADCCLRIVEPSPNEDS; from the exons ATGGCGTCGCTCAATTGCAGCACCGCTGTCTGCGTTATCTGTTTGGAGAAACCCAAATACCGCTGCCCCGCCTGCCGCGTGCCCTA CTGCTCGTTGACCTGCTTCCGGGAGCACAAAG AGCAGTGCAACCCTGAAACTCGTCCCGTCGAGAAAGAAATAAGATCGCATCTTACTGCAAAAACTAAAAAGCCTGTGGAAAACACAG ATGATGATGACGACTCTGTAGCTGATTTTCTCAGTAGTGATGAGGAAGAGGATAGAGTTTCTTTgcagaatttaaagaatttag GGGAGTCTGCAGCGCTGAGAAGCTTACTGCTCAGTCCACACCTTAGACAGTTGATGGTCAACCTCGATCAGGCAGACGACAAGGCAAAGCTCATGCGAGCCTGCATGCAGGAGCCTTTGTTTTTGGAGTTTGCTGACTGCTGTTTAAGGATCGTGGAACCATCCCCGAACGAGGATTCTTAA